The genomic window CACCCAGTCTCAATACTTTCAACGGTAGCTCTGTAACATCTATTACCGTTGACTCAAGACCAACCGAAGTCCTCCCACTATCAATAATTATATCTACTTTGCCCTTTAAATCGTCTATAACATGATTAGCATCTGTTGGGCTAACATGAGCAAATAAATTAGCACTAGGGGCAACAATAGGTCTTTTAGACTCCTGAATTAGTGCCAGCGCAACTAAATGTGATGGTACTCTAATTGCTACTGTTTCCAGTCCTGCTGTAACCATACTGGAAATTTTACTACTTTTTTTTAAAACCATGGTCAAAGGACCTGGCCAAAAATTATGAGCCAAATCTATAGCTATCGCAGGGACTTCTTTTACTAAACCAAATATTTCATCCAGACAGCTAATATGGACAATCAAAGGATCGTATAAAGGCCTATTTTTTGCTAAAAATATTTTTCTTATCGCGTATTCGTTTAATGCATCAGCTCCCAGCCCATAAACTGTTTCAGTAGGGAATGCAACTATTTTACCATCTCTTATTGCTTGACCAGCTTCTCTTATCTTTTCCCTGTCAATATTATTTGTTTCAATCTTAATTATTTTTGTATTTATTTTTATCATTTTCTTAATCTTTTCCCATATTGCTAAAAAGAGCAGGATATCCTGCTCTTTTTAGCAATATTCTTTTATATATATAATATAAATGGTGGCGCAAGGGGGAATTGAACCCCCGTTTGCTGATTGAGAGCCAGCTGAATTAACCACTATTCGATTGCGCCAAATTTTTATCAACAAACATTATTTTAC from Atribacterota bacterium includes these protein-coding regions:
- a CDS encoding L-threonylcarbamoyladenylate synthase — protein: MIKINTKIIKIETNNIDREKIREAGQAIRDGKIVAFPTETVYGLGADALNEYAIRKIFLAKNRPLYDPLIVHISCLDEIFGLVKEVPAIAIDLAHNFWPGPLTMVLKKSSKISSMVTAGLETVAIRVPSHLVALALIQESKRPIVAPSANLFAHVSPTDANHVIDDLKGKVDIIIDSGRTSVGLESTVIDVTELPLKVLRLGGITIENIKRVTSEITIGNKKDNTIKSPGMMKKHYSPKAFLILSEGRNNTMVSNILSIAKKYKKMGNKVGIIATGENSDKYVGYTVGVIGNANDLEICAQNLYSQMRLLDKQNCDIIITENFQEKGIGSAIMDRLRRAAN